A stretch of DNA from Piliocolobus tephrosceles isolate RC106 chromosome 21, ASM277652v3, whole genome shotgun sequence:
gctggggaggaggagcaggaattCTGCTTGGCCCTGTTGCGTTTGAAGGGCCTGTTAACGATGCCAATGTCAAGGAGACAGTTGTTTACAGGGTACAGAACCCAgaggaaggctgggcatggtggcttacgcctgtaatcccagcactttgggaggctgaagcgagcagatcacgaggtcaggagttagagaccagcctggtcaacatggtaaaatcccgtctctactgaaaatacaaaaaattagccgggtgcggtggcgggcgcctatagtcccagctactggagaggctgaggcaggagaatggctggaaaccgggaggcggggcttgcagtgagctgagaccatgccactgcactccagcctgagtgacagagcaagactctgtcttaaaaaaaaaaaaaatcccaggggAGAGGTCTGAGCCGAGATGAGGGCCATCAGGTTGTTGACGGAACTGAAAACCCAGAGCCCCGGAGGAAGGATGGAGCCCTGGCGTGGACAGTCTGCTCGGGCAGACGGGCGGACGGTGGACAGAGGAGGTCTGGGTGGGCGGCGCGCGTGAGCAGCTGCAGGACGCCCCTCGCCCTCTCCAGGTGGGCTACGAACTGAAGGATGAGATCGAGCGCAAATTCGACAAGTGGCAGGAACCGCCCCCCGTGAAGCAGGTGAAGCCGCTGCCTGCGCCCCTGGATGGGCAGCGGAAGAAGCGAGGCGGCCGCAGGTGAGGGGCCCTGGGGTCCAGTAGGCGTGGGGGTCATGGAGGGGAGAGGCCGGCGTCCTCCTCCCAGCTGACTCCCTGGCACCGCCCGCCCACCCGTCCCCAGGTACCGCAAGATGAAGGAGCGGCTGGGGCTGACAGAGATCCGGAAGCAGGCCAACCGTATGAGTTTCGGAGAGGTCAGACCCCCTCAGCGCCCTCCTCACCCCTACAGGCAGCCAGCCGCCACCGTCCTCTGCTTCCTGCCACCGTCCCTCCTCTCGTCCTGTGGCCCTGGCTCATGTCTAGGGTGTTGTCCCAGCCTCTTCCCTCATCCCTAGCCTCTACTCTCATTTCCATCCATTCAGCCCCAAAGTGACCCTTGTAACCCTGGGAGTCTGTGTCTCCCGCGCTTAGAGCCCCTGCAGCTTCCCATCGCCCCAGGCTCCTTGGCCGGTTCCTCCCTGCCCAGAGGCTCTGCAGTGCCCTGCTGCACGGCCGCCCCGTTCCTGGGCCCGCCAGTCTCCTCTGTTACCCCAACGTCATCCCCTTGGTCCTGCAAGAGCCAACTCAGAGGCCACCTCATCCTAGGAAACCTGTTCTGGTTCCTGACACCCCCAATCCACATGAGTAAGGAAGGAATGGCCTCTCGCCTCTGAGCTCACAGAGCAGTGCTAGGACCGGGCCCCTCTTAGGCTCCCCAGCATCCCCCGCTTGTGGGGGCCCTCAGGCCTCAGCCGGGCCAAGTGGGTACCTGAGCAGGTGCCCGTGGGACCAGCCGGCTGCTGACTCCTAGGCTTCCAGCTGGTGGAGGGGGTGCCTCAGTGGCTGGAGGGCAGGGCCTGGTCACTGAACTGCAGGGTGCCTCCCCTTCCTCCTAGATTGAGGAGGACGCCTACCAGGAGGACCTGGGATTCAGCCTGGGCCACCTGGGCAAGTCGGGCAGTGGGCGCGTGCGGCAGACGCAGGTCAACGAGGCCACCAAGGCGAGGATCTCCAAGACGCTGCAGGTATGGGCCAGacctgggtggggctggggaccGAGACACAGGGTGGGGGGAGCCCAGATCGCAGCCTCCTTGTCCTCCCCACAGCGGACCCTGCAGAAGCAGAGCGTCGTGTACGGCGGGAAGTCCACCATCCGCGACCGCTCCTCGGGCACGGCCTCCAGCGTGGCCTTCACCCCGCTCCAGGTACCTCCCCTGGGCCGGCTCTGTCCCCAGCCCCGAGACCTTGGCAAGGCCCCTTGCCCTCTGCCCCTGTGAAGCAGGCCAGGATGAGTCCCCTCACGGGGCTGTTGTGGAGGGCGTGGTGACGAGGTATTCAGAGGACGTAGACAGCTCCTGGCACACAGGAAGAGGTCAGCAGAGACGAGAGGCCAGTGCTGAGCAGTCCTCGTGAGCACGGACCGCTTTAGAACCAGGCCCACGGCTGTGTCCAGGGCATCCAGTTCCTCTCTGTGGGGCTGTGAGCTGGTTACACTGCTCAGCCTCCAGGCCTTCCCGTTCAAAATGGCCAGGGCGGTTAAGGTAACCTCAGGACCCCACTCGAAAAAGTTCCCGGCTAGGTGGGCTTGGATGTCACGTGTGGGTCCAGGCCCCAGCCAGTCAGCAGTGAGTGGCGTGTAGCATGGCAGTCACCGCATCATCGGAGCCTCAGTTTACCATCCACAGAGCAGGGCCAGCCTGCACATGGGGGCGAGACAGCAGCGAGCTCATTTGCTCAGTCAGCAGATGTCTGTGGAGCACCTACTGAGTTCCATCGGTGTTCCCAGCTCTGGGGATGAAGCAGTGAATGAGAGAGACAAGTCTTACCTTCAGGGAGCCAGTGGGTGGCCGGGCACAGACGGCTCAGTAGGATGTCCAATGTAGTAGAAGGCGGAAAtgccagggaggggaggaggtgggaggtaGGAGGTGGGACGGGGGGCTCTCATTTTGGAGCAGCCAGGGAGGGCCTCTTTGAGAAGATGAGGCCAGCGGCCGTGCCTTTCCAAGCCTCCCCTCCTCCGCCATGAGGTGCTCAGGACTGAAAAGAATGCACAGGAAGCACTTGGCCCTGGGCTCACCACTGGAGCCCCATGACTGGGTCCTGCtattgtttttttggagacagaggctcgctctgttgcctggaaaATATTTAGGAAGTGCCAGCCAGGTGCTGGCTCCCATCGCTGGCCACTGTGACCGTCGGTGGTGTTGGCGTGATTTGTGCTGGGACCTCGGGCCAGCCACGTGCCCCAGGGGATTGGCTGTTCCGAAGCGTCGGTTGTTTTTAGCACCCCTGAGGAACTTCGTACAAATCTAGGCGCCCTGGTTCCTCCCCAGCCTCTCCCCCGAGACCCACTGAGTCAGAATCTCCTAAGACAAGGCAACTCCAGGGACAGGCAAACTGTCTCATGCCCACCCAAGGCCTGAGGACCATGGGGAAGGGCCTGGGGGGCTCCGATGGCTCACAGTTGGGGCCTTCTCCTCACCCCACCCACCATCCTGTCTCCCTCACCTGCGCAGGGCCTGGAGATTGTGAACCCACAGGCGGCAGAGAAGAAGGTGGCTGAGGCCAACCAGAAGTATTTCTCCAGCATGGCCGAGTTCCTCAAGGTCAAGGGCGAGAAGAGTGGCCTCATGTCCACCTGAATGACTGCGTGTGTCCAAGGTGGCTTCCCACTGAAGGGACACAGAGGCCCAGTCCTTCTGAAGGGCTGGGATCGCGGCTAGGAGATTCTGGCAGGGAGAACCTGCCTTGCCACCGGCCCCAGTGCTGGGACTCCCCAGGGAGGAGGCCTTGGAAGAGCGCGGCCTGGCCTCCCCCAGGACCGAGGTCACTGCCTGGTATGGGCTAGAGCAGGTCTTCATCACgccttgtcttttttgttttaactgaGAAAGGAGATACTTTTTTTGAAAAGAGTACAATTAAAAGGACATTATCAAGATCTGTCCTTGGGGAGTGATCATTTTTCAAACAGCTGGGGCAACTAGAAGAGTCAGAGCTATGGAGTTTTGAGAAAAGCGCTTTCCCTCGGGTCCCAGCGGTGTCTAGGCACAGTCCTTTCCCCGTTACTTTCTCATCCTGGGATCCCAGAAGGAAAAACCCTCTCCAGCGCCCTGGAGAACCTCAGTCACTTCGATAGCAAATGATGTGGCTGCCGACAGCCCCAGAGCTCAGCGCAGGCCAAGCGGGATTGCTCTGGCACCTCAGGCCAGCCACCTCGCCTTTCCAAGCCGCCACACCTACGCCTAGGTGCCCAGGACTGGAAAAAATGCATGGAAAGCATTTAGCATGGCCCTCAGCGCCCAATAACCAGGTCCTGttgttactgtttattttttcagagacagggtctctgttgcccaggttggagtacgatgatgcaatcatagctcaccacagcctcaaactcccgggctgggattacaggcatgaaccaccacacctggcctcctggttaatttcaaactttttgtgtgtttgttttttttctgaggtggagtctcgctctgtcgcccaggctagagtgcagtggtacaatcttggctcactgcaacctccacctcccagggtcaagcgattctcttgcctcagtctcccaaattgctgggattacaggcatgcggcaccacacctggctaatttttatagttttttagtagaggcggggtttcaccatgttggtcaggctggtctcgaactcctcacctcatgatctgcccacctcagcctcccaaagtgctgggatgataggtgtgagccaccaccctggccccatttttaaattgtttatagaCAGGGTcgtgctgtgttgcccaggatgggcttgaactcctgcgcCCACgtgacccttccacctcagcctccctaagtgttgacattacaggcttgagcctgtGTCTAgcctcttattattttttatttatttattttttgagacagagtcttactctgttgcccaggctggagtgcagtggtgtgatcccagctgacagcaacctccacctcccgggtccagttgattctcctgcctcagtctcctgaatagctgggattacaagcgcccaccaccaaacttttgggtttttttttttttttttttttgagacggagtctcagtctcgctctgtcacccaggctggagtgcagtggcgtggtctcgggtcaacgcaagctccgcctcccgggttcacgccattctcctgcctcggcctcccaaatagctgggactgcaggcgcccgccacctcgcccagctagttttgtatttttatcagagacggggttttaccatgttggccaggctgatctccaactgctgacttcatgatccacccgcctcggcctcccaaagtgctgggattacaggtgtgagccacagtgcccggccgagatggggttttaccatgttggccaggctggtctccaactcctgacctcaaataatccgccTGCTTCGCctcgaaaagtgctgggattacactgtgcctggccctgtcttATTTATAACCAGTTGTGAGGGGCTGCGTGGAGTCCAGGCACGGGTGAAGCAGGCAGGCTGCCTGCTCTGATAGGACCTGGTTGCTCTGAAAGTCCCTGCCAGGTGAGCAGAAGGAGCACGATTCCCCTCCCCGACCTCCAGTCACTGAGTCCTGGGAACCGGGGCTTGGCCAGGGGCACCTTTACTTGGGCTGAGGGGAATGTGGCCTGCAGACAGTTGGGAGAATGTCCAGGTGAGGGGACAGCAGGGGCTGGCCTGTCGGGTGGCCTGAAACCGTCTCCCTGGAGAGGTTAAGAGCAACTCCAGGGTTCCATGTACTCTGTGCTCCGGCGCTGGGCTCACAGTGGTACTGAGGAGGCAGCGCTATCACCTGACCCACGAGGTCGGCTGCGTTAGTTACCTAAGAGATGGTACCAGGACAAGCAGCGGCCTGGTGGGGAGACGatgcctccctctctccacctcccctctctctccctccctctttccagcTCATGCTATCTGGGTCTCCCTCTGACTTTCTAGGTCCTGTCTTGAGATTTTGCTCTTTctgttcccctctctgggcctccccGTCACCACTCTCCGTGTCTCTGGATCCCTGTCCTTCATCCCAGAGCTCTGTCTCAGGACCTCAGCGGCAATCTCTGAATCTCTCTCCCCGCTCAAGTCAAAAAGTCGACACACCTGGGAGCTTCCTTTGCGTGGCTGAACTACCCCAGGTTGCCTAAGTCAAGTCTCTTTCCTCCATTTCATCCCTGACCCTTTGGGTCGACCCTGTTGGAAAATGACAGCCTTTGCTGATCTCTACATACCGGTCTGCCAGGGAAGTGCCTGCGGTCCCCAGCTCTGTTCAGCATCCCTCGTCTCCCTTGGCCAAAATGCCTGGCATCTACCAATGGGGCTGTGGCTCGAGGGTGTGAATCTCAAGAAAGGAATCCGAGTCAGCTGGGCCTGCAGCCCTAGTACTCAGAACAGAGGTTCTCCAAATTTCCTACACTTCAGAATCACACCGAGGGCTTGTGAAAACACAGTTGCTGggcccagagtttctgattcagtctaGGGTGGGGCTCAAAGATGTGCATTTcaaacaagttcccaggtgacagGTATGCGCCTGATCCAAGGCCGCATTTGAGAAGCCCTGCTCTAGAAAAGTTTCTGTAAGTGGCTCTCacgctggcacagtggctcacgcatgtaatcccagctcctcgggaggctgaggtaggagaatcacttgaatctgggaggcggagattgcagtgagccaagatggcgccactgctctccagtctgggagacagagagactctgtcacacacacacacacacacacaaattactcATGTCTGGCTCCCACCTCGAGATTGTTTTAGTTGGTCTAGTGCAAGCCTGGCTatctggacttctttttttttttttgagatggagtcttgcggggcccccaggctggagtgcagtggcacgatctcggctcactgcaacctccacctctcgaattcaagcgattctcgggCCTCAGgttcccgagtggctgggattacaagcgcgcgCCACCAcccccgactaatttttgtatttttagtggagtcagggtttcaccgtgttgaccaggctggtctcgaactcctggcctcaggtgatccgcccgcctcggcctcccaaagtgctgggNNNNNNNNNNNNNNNNNNNNNNNNNNNNNNNNNNNNNNNNNNNNNNNNNNNNNNNNNNNNNNNNNNNNNNNNNNNNNNNNNNNNNNNNNNNNNNNNNNNNNNNNNNNNNNNNNNNNNNNNNNNNNNNNNNNNNNNNNNNNNNNNNNNNNNNNNNNNNNNNNNNNNNNNNNNNNNNNNNNNNNNNNNNNNNNNNNNNNNNNNNNNNNNNNNNNNNNNNNNNNNNNNNNNNNNNNNNNNNNNNNNNNNNNNNNNNNNNNNNNNNNNNNNNNNNNNNNNNNNNNNNNNNNNNNNNNNNNNNNNNNNNNNNNNNNNNNNNNNNNNNNNNNNNNNNNNNNNNNNNNNNNNNNNNNNNNNNNNNNNNNNNNNNNNNNNNNNNNNNNNNNNNNNNNNNNNNNNNNNNtagtcgggcgtggtgacgggcggctgtaatcccagctactcggcaggctgaggcgggagactcacttgaacccgggaggcggagcttgcagtgagcctagattgtgtcattgcactccagcctaggggacaagagcaagacttcgtctcaacaccaccactaccaccaccaccaacaacaaaaagttcCTCAGGCGACTGTGATGTGCAGCCAAGTTTGAAAGTCATCACTCTGGATCATTGGTGTGCAAAGTGTGAACTGTGGACCGTGTGCATCACTGGGGCACTTGTTAGAAAAGCAGAATTTGCCTTTTAACACATTCCTAGGTGATTCCGGAGGAGTCTGAGAAGCAGCACTTTGTGCAGGGGCCACAATTTGAATAGCAAAGCTTTAGAACAGTAACTCTAGACTTCATTCCCGTTGTCTCCCTGTGAGCCTAAGAATATGCATTTTTGCAAGCATTCCTCCCCCTCTTGCCTCAGGCCATTCTGATGTGCTCACCGACTCCGTACTTGTTCACGTTCACTTCTCTCTGGGATTTATCTTACTTTCCACCACCTAGACAGGAAGGGGCGGATCTGGCTTCCCATCTCggttgtgtgaccctgggcaaatgcCTCCCGGTTCGTGGAAGCCTCAATGTCTAGTCAGTTGTCAATCACGAGTCATTCCtcacattcattcatccatcccttTGACAAATGGTTACTGACTACTTCCTGCGTGCTAAGTGCTGGAGATGCAAAATCCAGACAGGGAAACCGAATAATTACGAAAATGACGGTAGACgtgcaaaaataaattctaacGAACAAGGCGCACAGGAGCGCTCCGCCCGGGAGGTCAGGGAAGTTTTCTCCCCAAGAAGACAACAGAGCTGAGACCCGAAACGAGCAAGCATTAGGGAGCCGCCCGTCTCCTCTGTACCTTCTGCGGCGTCCTCAACACACTAAGGAAGCGGAGATGCAGAGGAGAATGACTCTTCCACCATCTGGTCGCCTAACCAGGCACGGGCAGGACAAAAACTCCATGCCTCACGCTTCCCAACCAATTCCGCCATGCACGGTACCAGTGACTTAAAGCACTGTCTCTGgtcccttccttctttcactcagcaaataATTTCAGAGATGTGCCAACATAGAGGCACTTGGAGAAAGAAGAGGCAGCTGAGAGACAGGGAACCAGCCTACCTGGCCGGGACGCAAGGGTTGCGCCCAAGTTCCACTTCTGCCAGTTACATACACCCTCGTTCACACGCTCTACGAGCAGCTACCGCCCACTCGCCACGCTATTGGTCAAACTAGCATGAATGATAACCGTTAGGGCCAACGAAGAGAAAGGGGCGGACTTTCTTGCTCAGCTCCTCCCCCTTGGCCCAGTGGCTGTTTTGATTGGCAGATGACTTCGGCTCGGCCCCCGCTTTGAAGGCACCTGTCTGTCTCCCATTAGGTACGCGGCCTCTAACGCCCACACTCCATGCCTTCCTCCGCTTTCCCCACCCACTTCTAGGACCAACCAATTACTTCAAGGCAGAATATGCCCCCGCAACCAATTAAAAAGAGCTCTAAACTTGACGGACGACTTCCCGCCCCTGGACTCTCCTAGCTCCTCCCCGCGACCAATTGTTTTAGGAGAGGGGGGCGGATACATCCAATCTGCACGACACAGGTCTCTTGATTGACGTTCAGGTCCTCGCGCTGGCGTGTTGTGCCCTGaggcgggaggaggaggaggagcgggGAGGAAAACCTGAGCCAATCCTAGAAGGCTGCGCGGGAGGCCAATCGAACGCCGCGCCTTGGAGCGATCACCCAATCCGCGAAAGGGGGCAGGGCGCATCCCGGCCAGGAACCAATAGAACGCCTCCAAGGGTCAGGAGCGACGTTCAGCGGGAGCAATGACAGGCCTATATTCGGGACTCGGGGGCGGGTCGGCGCCAGAGAcgagaagagaggaggggaggcctccgccgccgccgccatctTGGACCGGGCCCGGTCAGCTTCCGCGGAGCCATCGGCAGACGCCGCGGCCTCCCTTGAGCCCCGACCCCCGTCGTCAGAACAACCCCGGgcccactcccccaaccccacttCCGCTTCGCGCCGCTATCGCGATAGCGCCCGGGCCCGGGGCGCGAGAAAAAGGCGGCGGGCGCTCGCCTCCCCCGCCTGTCGCGATACGCTCCTCAGCGGCGGCGCCAGCTCCTGTGGTGAGAGCGTCAGGCTCGACTGGGCCGgaccccttcccctcctccccccgGCGCCATCGGCCGCCCTTCCGGCAGCCTCCCGCCCTGGCGACACCGCCGTCTGTCGCGACATGGCCTCCCCTCGCCTGCCCCCTGCCGCCGCCTCTGCAGCGCGGGGCTCCCGGCGGGGGGCGGCTCCCTCCCTCTCGCCCTCCCGTTCCTCCGCCTCTTTCACGCCCCTCAGCGCCGCCCGGGGGTCCTTCCGCGACCCGGACCCCGGGCCCCGCCCGCCGCCACCTCCCCGCGTGGCATCGCGTCGGGCCCCCCGGTGGGGATGTGAGGGTGCGAAGCCTCCCGGGCGCGAGGTGCCCGCCCCTCTCCGCGTCGGTATTGGCTCCTGCCTGGAAGGATGGAGGCGCCCCTGGTCCCAGGTGCCCGCCCTCTCGGGGCTCAGGTgcctgcccccctcggcctcggTCCTTCGCGTTGGGGGGCAGCCTCCGCGCCGGGGCTTCTCTCTCGACggtggcggggtggggggtgtgCCAGCACCCCGGGACGAGGACCTCAGCTGGGTGGGGGAGTCACCCTTCCCAGGACCGAGGCCACCCTCCGCATCCGTCCTCACTGCTCCCCGGAGCGCAGCCTCCTCTGGGTCTCAGGTTCCAGCTGTCCGTCCGTGTCGGATGGGAGCCTCTTGGGAGTGGAGTGGAGGAGAAACTCCTCGTTAGTTGGAGCCTTTGCCGAAGTTTGCACCTCTGTAGTCTGCAGCTCTTCCCTCTCGTAGCGAGGAGCGCCCTGGGTGGCTCAAGCCTCGCATCCCGCTGCACCGGGCGCCTGCCTTTTGAGGGGGTCTGGCTTTCCCCCACCTGGGGTGCAGGACCGTCCTCAGTGTGTGGCCCACGTCTGGCCTCAGCTCTCACACTTCTTGGATCGTGGTGTCTGCCCCTGGctttgcagccttgaactcctctgCATCCTGACTCTCCGACCTGGGTGTGGGCCTCTCCCGGTGATGTCAGGGCCACTGTGGTCTTGCTGCTGGGGGCTGCTGGGCTCTCCTGGCGCTCAGGTGCTTGGTGAAGGTTTCGTGGTGAAGGACACTAAGCCCCCACGCTGTCCGTGTTAGTGAGCTCCCACTGCGGGCAGCGCCAGCCCTTCTTTCTGAGCAGTCCCTGCCTCTCGGTGCAGGGCGGCCACCCACCCCGGGGTGAGCTCTCCTGCCCTTTTGGTGAGGGCTTTTGATGTCTCCCCTCACTCCTTTCACCTCTGCCTGTGAGGCTTC
This window harbors:
- the LOC111530482 gene encoding basic proline-rich protein-like, encoding MTGLYSGLGGGSAPETRREEGRPPPPPPSWTGPGQLPRSHRQTPRPPLSPDPRRQNNPGPTPPTPLPLRAAIAIAPGPGAREKGGGRSPPPPVAIRSSAAAPAPVVRASGSTGPDPFPSSPRRHRPPFRQPPALATPPSVATWPPLACPLPPPLQRGAPGGGRLPPSRPPVPPPLSRPSAPPGGPSATRTPGPARRHLPAWHRVGPPGGDVRVRSLPGARCPPLSASVLAPAWKDGGAPGPRCPPSRGSGACPPRPRSFALGGSLRAGASLSTVAGWGVCQHPGTRTSAGWGSHPSQDRGHPPHPSSLLPGAQPPLGLRFQLSVRVGWEPLGSGVEEKLLVSWSLCRSLHLCSLQLFPLVARSALGGSSLASRCTGRLPFEGVWLSPTWGAGPSSVCGPRLASALTLLGSWCLPLALQP